A part of Terriglobus roseus genomic DNA contains:
- the galE gene encoding UDP-glucose 4-epimerase GalE, which translates to MNYLVTGGAGYIGGTVSRLLLERGHRVTVYDNLCHSKKDALPSSATFVEGDIADADLLSRTLRNGKFDGVLHFAALIEAGESMKRPDIYFRNNTAGTLTLLECMQQTGTQRLVFSSTAACYGEPKRAPIEETDELRPTNAYGESKLLSEYMMRWFAERMGLRYAALRYFNVAGAIPGYGEAHEPESHLIPLILDTALGLRDNIRIYGEDYPTKDGTCVRDYVHVADLAEAHLLAMDSLATQESAIYNIGNGQGFTVREVIDSARRVTGREIPVIVEARRPGDPAVLVASSAKIQRELGWAPKFDQLDAILATAWEWHQKLRAV; encoded by the coding sequence ATGAATTATTTAGTGACCGGCGGTGCCGGATATATCGGTGGCACTGTCAGCCGCCTGCTGCTGGAGCGCGGCCATCGCGTGACGGTTTATGACAATCTTTGCCACAGCAAGAAGGATGCACTTCCTTCGTCTGCAACTTTTGTGGAGGGCGATATTGCCGACGCAGATCTTCTGAGCAGAACCCTCCGCAATGGCAAGTTTGATGGCGTACTGCATTTTGCCGCTCTCATCGAAGCGGGCGAAAGCATGAAACGCCCGGATATCTACTTCCGCAATAACACAGCAGGTACTCTCACACTGCTGGAATGCATGCAACAGACCGGCACACAGCGCCTCGTCTTCTCCTCCACCGCAGCCTGTTACGGCGAGCCGAAGCGCGCTCCCATTGAAGAGACGGACGAGTTGCGGCCAACCAACGCCTACGGCGAAAGCAAGCTACTTAGCGAGTACATGATGCGTTGGTTCGCTGAGCGTATGGGCCTTCGTTACGCGGCGCTGCGTTATTTCAATGTGGCGGGAGCCATTCCCGGATATGGCGAAGCACACGAGCCCGAGAGCCACCTGATTCCGCTCATTCTCGATACTGCTCTTGGCCTGCGTGACAACATCCGCATCTACGGCGAGGACTACCCCACAAAGGACGGCACCTGCGTCCGCGATTATGTCCACGTGGCAGATCTTGCTGAGGCCCATCTGCTGGCGATGGATTCCTTGGCAACGCAAGAGAGTGCCATCTACAACATTGGCAATGGTCAGGGATTCACCGTCCGCGAGGTGATTGATAGCGCGCGCCGTGTCACAGGCCGCGAGATTCCCGTCATTGTGGAAGCGCGTCGCCCAGGCGATCCTGCGGTTCTGGTCGCTAGTTCCGCGAAGATTCAGCGTGAACTGGGCTGGGCGCCAAAGTTTGATCAGCTTGATGCGATCCTCGCCACCGCATGGGAGTGGCACCAGAAACTCCGCGCTGTTTAG
- the leuC gene encoding 3-isopropylmalate dehydratase large subunit, whose translation MSAPKTLFEKVWQQHLVAEPEGEPSILYIDLQLVHEVTSPQAFDGLRMTGRKLRRPDRHIATVDHNVPTTSAADRLVIADQISAAQVNALRKNCKEFGIEFFDVQDSSQGIVHMIGPELGATKPGMTIVCGDSHTSTHGAFGALAFGIGTSEVEHVMATQTLPQSKPKTFRITVDGELPFGVTAKDIILDIIGRIGTDGATGYAIEYAGSAIRALSMEGRMTVCNMSIEAGARAGMIAPDETTFAYLKGRRFSPGTRPTNLDARPPRSVPDGQQLGSATDAYDNQWEEAVAHWKTLPTDEGAVFDRELFIDAATLAPAVTWGTSPGMHATIDGKVPTLDDAPTEADRKSFAKAYEYMDLKPGTPMEEIKIDTVFLGSCTNGRIEDLRAAAEVIKGHHIATKVRAMVVPGSQHVKKQAEEEGLDAIFKEAGFEWREPGCSMCLGMNPDILQPGERCASTSNRNFEGRQGRGGRTHLVSPEMAAVAAITGHFTDIRKWKKEAR comes from the coding sequence ATGTCCGCACCAAAGACACTGTTTGAAAAAGTCTGGCAGCAGCATCTGGTTGCAGAACCAGAAGGCGAGCCTTCCATTCTGTATATCGATCTGCAGCTTGTGCATGAAGTAACTTCGCCGCAGGCCTTTGATGGTCTGCGCATGACAGGCCGCAAACTGCGCCGTCCGGATCGTCATATTGCAACGGTAGATCACAATGTTCCCACCACCAGCGCAGCAGATCGCCTTGTGATTGCAGATCAGATCAGTGCTGCGCAGGTAAACGCGCTTCGCAAGAACTGCAAAGAGTTCGGCATTGAGTTTTTCGATGTGCAGGATTCGTCTCAGGGCATTGTGCACATGATTGGACCGGAGCTTGGCGCAACCAAGCCGGGCATGACGATTGTCTGCGGCGACTCGCACACATCGACGCATGGCGCTTTCGGTGCGCTCGCCTTTGGTATTGGCACCAGCGAAGTGGAACACGTAATGGCAACGCAGACGCTGCCTCAATCGAAGCCGAAGACCTTCCGCATCACCGTGGATGGCGAGCTTCCCTTCGGCGTTACAGCGAAGGACATCATCCTGGACATCATCGGCCGCATTGGCACAGATGGTGCGACGGGCTATGCGATTGAGTATGCCGGTTCAGCCATCCGCGCGCTCAGCATGGAAGGCCGCATGACGGTGTGCAACATGAGCATTGAAGCTGGTGCGCGCGCCGGCATGATTGCTCCGGATGAAACAACCTTTGCATATCTGAAGGGTCGCCGCTTTTCTCCGGGAACGCGTCCTACGAATCTGGATGCACGCCCTCCGCGCTCTGTGCCCGATGGACAACAGCTTGGATCTGCAACAGACGCCTACGACAATCAGTGGGAAGAAGCCGTTGCGCACTGGAAGACATTGCCTACAGATGAAGGCGCTGTCTTTGATCGCGAACTTTTTATTGATGCTGCGACGCTGGCTCCTGCCGTCACGTGGGGAACATCGCCCGGTATGCACGCCACCATTGATGGCAAAGTGCCGACGCTGGACGATGCGCCCACAGAGGCTGATCGCAAGAGCTTTGCCAAGGCCTATGAGTACATGGATCTGAAGCCCGGCACACCGATGGAAGAGATCAAGATTGACACCGTCTTTCTTGGCTCATGCACGAACGGCCGCATTGAAGATCTGCGCGCTGCTGCTGAAGTGATCAAGGGGCACCACATTGCCACGAAGGTACGTGCGATGGTCGTTCCCGGCTCGCAGCATGTGAAGAAGCAGGCTGAAGAAGAAGGTCTGGATGCCATCTTCAAGGAAGCAGGCTTTGAGTGGCGTGAACCCGGCTGCTCTATGTGCCTGGGTATGAACCCGGACATCCTACAGCCCGGCGAACGTTGCGCTTCCACATCGAACCGCAACTTTGAAGGTCGTCAGGGACGCGGTGGACGCACGCATCTTGTTTCGCCGGAGATGGCTGCGGTTGCCGCAATCACTGGACACTTCACCGACATTCGTAAGTGGAAGAAGGAGGCGCGCTAA
- a CDS encoding outer membrane protein: MKKSMWMCALLAGALAAHGQESRQDVSISALGNIPPQVNGRGIQVNADMALGALASYRFMLTPRSALEANYSFSQYMTQLKNTSFNTYQIHTRQQEVSFGYVYSRNYRNYNPFAEVGVGAYVFSPIRDFDTQSLDAKRQLSLGGFFGAGVAYEISPSYDIRIGYRGAVVKTPSFKLPSDAYNTGRYEVISMPTLGVAYHF; this comes from the coding sequence ATGAAGAAATCGATGTGGATGTGCGCCCTGCTCGCTGGCGCGTTAGCGGCTCATGGTCAAGAGAGCCGGCAGGATGTAAGCATCAGCGCTTTGGGGAATATTCCTCCCCAGGTCAACGGACGCGGTATTCAGGTCAATGCAGATATGGCATTGGGCGCACTGGCAAGCTACCGTTTTATGCTCACGCCGCGTAGCGCTCTGGAAGCCAACTACAGCTTCTCGCAGTACATGACGCAGCTGAAGAATACGAGCTTCAACACCTACCAGATTCACACACGCCAGCAGGAAGTCTCCTTCGGCTACGTGTACAGCCGCAACTACCGTAACTACAATCCGTTCGCGGAAGTCGGTGTTGGTGCGTATGTTTTTTCGCCGATTCGCGATTTCGACACGCAGTCGCTGGACGCTAAACGGCAGTTGAGCCTGGGTGGCTTCTTCGGAGCCGGTGTTGCGTATGAGATCAGCCCCAGCTATGACATTCGCATCGGCTATCGTGGCGCTGTGGTAAAGACGCCCAGCTTCAAGCTGCCTTCGGACGCTTACAACACGGGTCGCTACGAAGTGATCTCCATGCCGACGCTCGGTGTCGCATACCACTTCTAA
- the leuB gene encoding 3-isopropylmalate dehydrogenase, whose translation MNLKIALLAGDGIGPEVTNEAVNVLNTVAAAGGHTFTYTSLLIGGAAIDAHGTPLPEETLKETLASDAAFLGAVGDNKFNSLPPSERPEAGLLKIRAELGGFANLRPATAYKALADNSPLRPEITEGVDILFVRELLGGLYFGQPRAWDKTTDRAHNTMVYTRHEVERVAKIAFDIAAKRDKKKVTSVDKANVLECSQLWRAVVTEVAKDYPTVTLEHQLVDSMAIHLMNRPRDFDVVLTENLFGDILSDESGVITGSLGMLPSATLGGKVNLYEPVHGSAPDIAGQGKANPIGAILTAALVLRHSAGLNAEAKIIEDAVVKVLEAGYRTTDIARGDIAGQQTVSTSKMGQLVLDQVTAELGAAAS comes from the coding sequence ATGAATCTGAAAATTGCACTCCTCGCCGGTGACGGCATCGGCCCGGAAGTTACGAACGAAGCAGTAAACGTGCTGAACACTGTTGCAGCCGCAGGTGGACACACGTTTACCTACACCTCGCTGCTCATCGGCGGCGCGGCAATTGATGCGCACGGAACTCCACTGCCGGAAGAAACGCTGAAGGAAACTCTCGCCAGCGACGCTGCGTTCCTTGGCGCCGTAGGCGATAACAAGTTCAATTCCCTTCCGCCCAGCGAGCGTCCCGAAGCTGGCCTGCTGAAGATTCGTGCAGAGCTTGGTGGCTTTGCAAATCTTCGCCCTGCGACGGCGTACAAGGCACTTGCGGATAACTCGCCGCTGCGCCCCGAAATCACCGAAGGCGTGGACATTCTGTTTGTCCGCGAACTGTTGGGTGGACTTTATTTTGGCCAACCACGCGCATGGGACAAAACAACTGACCGTGCTCACAACACGATGGTGTACACGCGCCATGAAGTAGAGCGCGTTGCCAAGATCGCATTCGATATCGCAGCGAAGCGCGATAAGAAGAAGGTCACCAGCGTAGACAAGGCGAACGTGCTGGAATGCTCGCAGTTGTGGCGCGCAGTTGTCACAGAAGTTGCTAAGGATTATCCCACCGTAACGCTGGAGCATCAGTTGGTGGATTCGATGGCAATCCATCTGATGAATCGTCCGCGTGATTTTGATGTGGTGCTTACGGAGAATCTGTTTGGCGACATCCTCTCAGACGAGAGTGGCGTTATCACTGGATCGCTTGGCATGCTTCCTTCTGCGACGCTGGGCGGCAAGGTGAATCTGTACGAGCCCGTGCATGGTTCCGCACCAGATATTGCAGGACAGGGCAAGGCAAATCCCATTGGCGCCATCCTCACCGCTGCACTTGTTCTGCGTCATTCCGCCGGACTGAATGCCGAAGCAAAGATCATCGAGGACGCTGTGGTGAAGGTATTGGAAGCGGGTTACCGCACCACCGATATTGCACGCGGCGACATTGCCGGCCAGCAGACCGTCAGCACGTCGAAGATGGGCCAACTCGTCCTTGACCAGGTCACTGCTGAGTTGGGCGCTGCTGCGTCCTAA
- a CDS encoding TonB family protein, whose translation MEDSEKRKNRFLAAFFINTSLAALLIWISVLTARRVVEQHVEKTITFNNVKPPEPPKPVPPPKLPKPPIVKVEPPKILPNVPKIEVPEPPKVQPQPVLKAQPIITPAPPKAVTPPPAPKPVAISIAQAASVPNHDAHPSAVRLGSMTNPINNTTGPAVSPVNLGHSGAPGMPAGNTGFGPPSQIAIAGSGSPNGQMGGHDRAAQPIKGINTGVPGGTGPLTAKPVGAIAIAKGPTPPAIPQTQVSTTPAKSAPKVIFKPKPEYTEEARSLHLEGTVYIKIHVSASGAVSVLGVQSGLGHGLDQAAVRAVQGMRFQPAMANGQPTDWDGVVNINFQLAG comes from the coding sequence ATGGAAGATTCAGAGAAGCGGAAGAACCGCTTCCTGGCTGCATTCTTCATCAACACCTCTCTTGCGGCGCTCCTCATCTGGATCAGCGTTCTTACGGCGAGACGAGTCGTAGAACAACACGTTGAGAAGACCATCACCTTCAACAACGTGAAACCGCCTGAACCCCCTAAGCCGGTTCCGCCGCCCAAGCTCCCCAAGCCTCCGATCGTGAAGGTTGAGCCGCCAAAGATTTTGCCGAACGTTCCTAAGATCGAGGTACCTGAGCCACCCAAGGTTCAGCCGCAGCCCGTTCTGAAGGCTCAGCCCATCATTACGCCCGCTCCGCCGAAGGCCGTAACGCCGCCGCCCGCGCCGAAGCCGGTGGCCATCAGCATTGCGCAGGCAGCCTCTGTACCGAACCACGATGCGCATCCCTCTGCCGTTCGCCTCGGTAGCATGACCAATCCGATCAACAACACCACCGGTCCGGCAGTTTCGCCTGTGAATCTGGGCCACAGTGGCGCACCGGGTATGCCAGCAGGTAATACCGGGTTTGGTCCTCCGTCGCAGATTGCGATTGCTGGTTCAGGATCACCGAATGGACAGATGGGTGGCCACGACCGGGCTGCACAGCCGATCAAGGGCATCAATACCGGCGTTCCGGGAGGCACTGGCCCTCTCACTGCAAAACCTGTAGGCGCGATTGCGATTGCTAAAGGACCGACTCCCCCCGCAATTCCGCAAACGCAGGTGAGCACCACCCCGGCAAAGAGCGCACCGAAGGTCATATTCAAACCGAAGCCTGAGTACACCGAAGAAGCGCGGAGCCTCCATTTAGAGGGCACCGTTTACATCAAAATTCACGTCTCAGCATCGGGAGCTGTATCCGTGCTGGGAGTCCAGAGCGGTCTTGGCCATGGCCTGGATCAAGCTGCGGTGAGAGCCGTACAGGGCATGCGTTTCCAACCCGCAATGGCCAATGGTCAACCGACCGATTGGGATGGCGTGGTCAACATTAACTTCCAACTCGCCGGTTAA
- a CDS encoding LysR substrate-binding domain-containing protein has protein sequence MDLFALETFLAVAEERSFSRAAVRLHRTQPAVSQAISKLEGELGEALFDRAAREASLTDAGEVLREYAQKLLNLRVEARHALGELRSLHRGSLNLAANEYTCLYLLPVLDRFRRVHPRVKVSVQRSLASRIPDDVLLHSVEIGVLSFKPEDRALKSIVVYRDELAFVVNPRHPMAKTEEVSIRDLGGQHFVAHNVPSPQRDKVFEAFRRHRTNLRIDVELPSLEAVRRFVELGNGVALVPALTVERELKSGALTRVRVKELQMERKLRLVHRREANLSHAAIEFLRGVREYAEATGGSYCFLPERGD, from the coding sequence GTGGACCTGTTTGCCTTGGAAACCTTTCTAGCAGTAGCGGAAGAGCGCAGTTTTTCCCGCGCTGCCGTCCGTCTACACCGCACGCAGCCCGCCGTAAGCCAGGCTATTTCAAAGCTGGAAGGAGAGCTCGGCGAGGCGCTTTTTGACAGGGCGGCGCGTGAAGCTTCGCTCACGGATGCGGGGGAAGTGCTCCGTGAATACGCGCAGAAGTTACTGAATTTGCGTGTGGAGGCTCGACATGCCCTGGGTGAACTGCGGAGCCTGCACCGTGGAAGTCTGAATCTCGCTGCAAACGAGTACACCTGCCTCTATCTGTTGCCCGTGCTGGACCGCTTCCGCCGTGTGCATCCCCGGGTCAAGGTCAGCGTGCAACGCAGCCTGGCCAGTCGAATTCCCGACGATGTGCTTCTGCATTCGGTGGAGATTGGCGTACTCAGTTTCAAGCCTGAGGACCGAGCACTAAAATCCATCGTGGTCTATCGGGACGAGCTCGCGTTCGTTGTGAATCCGCGACATCCCATGGCGAAAACGGAAGAGGTGTCCATCCGTGACCTGGGCGGCCAGCACTTCGTTGCGCACAATGTTCCCTCACCGCAGCGCGACAAAGTGTTCGAAGCATTTCGCCGGCACCGCACGAATCTCCGGATCGATGTGGAATTGCCGAGCCTGGAAGCGGTACGCCGTTTTGTGGAGTTGGGGAATGGAGTGGCGTTGGTTCCCGCGCTGACGGTGGAACGCGAGCTGAAATCGGGCGCTCTCACCCGCGTTCGGGTCAAAGAACTGCAGATGGAACGTAAACTAAGGCTGGTCCATCGTCGTGAAGCGAACCTCTCTCATGCCGCGATTGAGTTTCTTCGCGGCGTTCGGGAGTACGCGGAAGCGACCGGAGGGTCGTATTGTTTCCTGCCGGAACGAGGAGATTGA
- a CDS encoding 2-isopropylmalate synthase, which produces MSTASDRVYFFDTTLRDGEQSPGCTMHHAEKLRFAHQLASLGVDIIEAGFPIASDGDFESVRAIASEVKGPRIAALARCKTIDIERAGKAVESAASNRIHTFIASSDLHLEAKLRITRQQALDQAAECVRLARTYTDDVEFSAEDATRSDPDFLIQIVQAAIDAGATTINLPDTVGYSTPAEYRAMFEMVRGRIPNADKIIFSTHCHDDLGLAVINTVAGLQGGARQVEVAMHGIGERAGNASLEEVAAILKIRNDVFPYTNNLVLDQIGPTSRMLDEIISFTPSPNKAIVGKNAFAHASGIHQHGVLANPLTYEIMSAAHFGVEANTIVLGKHSGRRALEHRLKELGFNLTKEEIDQVYTRFTALADRKKDIYDQDIAALVPQPATV; this is translated from the coding sequence ATGAGCACTGCTTCGGATCGCGTGTATTTCTTCGACACAACGCTGCGTGACGGTGAACAATCACCGGGCTGCACCATGCACCATGCGGAGAAGCTCCGCTTCGCACATCAGCTTGCATCGCTTGGCGTGGACATTATTGAAGCCGGCTTCCCTATCGCGTCCGACGGCGACTTTGAGTCCGTCCGCGCGATTGCAAGCGAAGTAAAAGGCCCACGCATTGCCGCGTTGGCTCGCTGCAAGACCATTGACATTGAACGCGCGGGAAAAGCCGTTGAGTCGGCCGCTTCGAACCGCATCCATACATTCATTGCATCCAGTGATCTTCACCTGGAAGCAAAACTTCGTATCACACGCCAGCAGGCATTAGATCAGGCGGCGGAATGCGTACGCCTGGCCAGAACGTACACCGATGACGTGGAGTTTTCCGCCGAAGATGCCACGCGTTCTGACCCGGATTTTCTGATTCAGATTGTGCAGGCAGCGATTGATGCAGGCGCGACCACTATCAACCTACCGGATACCGTGGGCTACTCTACCCCGGCGGAATACCGTGCCATGTTTGAGATGGTTCGCGGTCGTATTCCCAATGCAGACAAGATCATCTTTTCTACGCACTGCCATGACGATCTGGGCCTTGCAGTAATCAACACTGTGGCTGGTCTGCAGGGCGGCGCGCGCCAGGTGGAAGTGGCCATGCACGGCATTGGCGAACGCGCGGGTAACGCGTCGCTGGAAGAAGTTGCAGCCATCCTGAAGATTCGGAATGACGTCTTCCCGTACACGAACAATCTAGTACTCGATCAGATTGGGCCGACGAGCCGCATGTTGGACGAGATCATCTCATTCACTCCTTCGCCCAATAAGGCAATCGTGGGTAAGAATGCGTTTGCACATGCGAGCGGTATTCATCAGCACGGCGTGCTGGCCAACCCGCTGACCTATGAAATCATGTCCGCCGCGCACTTTGGTGTGGAGGCCAACACGATTGTGCTGGGCAAGCACAGCGGTCGCCGCGCACTGGAACATCGCCTGAAGGAACTTGGCTTCAACCTGACCAAGGAAGAGATTGATCAGGTTTACACGCGCTTTACTGCCCTGGCTGATCGCAAGAAGGATATCTACGACCAGGACATTGCAGCGCTTGTGCCGCAGCCTGCAACTGTTTAG
- the ilvD gene encoding dihydroxy-acid dehydratase translates to MSNELDPGKRNSIVLTEGPNRAAARAMLRSVGFTKDDLHKPIIGIANTWTEIGPCNYHLRDIAEAVKEGIRAAGGTPMEFNTITISDGITMGTEGMKASLISRDMIADSIELVSRGNSFDGLVCIAGCDKNMPGAIMALARLDIPGMMLYGGSIAPGHMHVGADGKTPQPGSDKTIDITIQQVFEAIGAHAAGKIDDAQLEEAEGTACPGPGACGGQFTANTMAMAGEFLGISPMEITGVPAMSKDKHAASREAGKLVMDLVRKNIKPSDILTRQSMEDAIAAVCASGGSTNAVLHLIAVAHELKMPLTMDDFDIISEKTPFICDLQPGGKRVARDYQDAGGSRVLAARLVEKGLLHGNTPTVSGKTVREEAKAAQETPGQDVILPWSNPLKPTGGLVILKGNLAPDGCVVKVAGHERVLHTGPARVFDSEDLCFKAVEAGEIKPNDVCVIRYEGPKGGPGMREMLAVTAAIKGIPELSETVALLTDGRFSGATRGLMAGHVAPEAFDGGPIAFVHEGDTITFDIKARELRVNISDEELAKRKANFKKPEPRYKRGVFAKYANTVSSASLGAVTS, encoded by the coding sequence GTGAGCAACGAACTCGATCCCGGCAAACGTAATTCCATCGTCCTTACTGAAGGGCCCAATCGTGCAGCTGCACGCGCCATGCTGCGTAGCGTCGGCTTTACCAAGGATGATCTGCACAAGCCCATCATCGGCATTGCAAATACGTGGACAGAGATTGGTCCCTGCAACTATCACCTGCGCGACATTGCAGAGGCTGTGAAAGAAGGCATCCGCGCTGCAGGCGGCACGCCGATGGAGTTCAACACCATCACGATCTCCGACGGCATCACGATGGGCACAGAAGGCATGAAGGCATCGCTGATTTCACGCGATATGATTGCCGACTCCATCGAACTGGTCTCGCGTGGCAACAGCTTTGATGGACTGGTTTGCATTGCGGGATGCGACAAGAATATGCCCGGCGCGATCATGGCGCTGGCTCGCCTGGATATCCCCGGCATGATGCTGTACGGCGGTTCGATTGCCCCGGGTCACATGCATGTGGGTGCAGATGGAAAAACGCCACAGCCTGGTAGCGACAAGACCATCGACATCACGATTCAGCAAGTGTTTGAAGCTATTGGCGCGCACGCAGCGGGCAAGATTGACGATGCGCAACTGGAAGAAGCCGAAGGTACTGCATGCCCCGGACCTGGCGCATGCGGCGGCCAGTTTACGGCGAACACCATGGCCATGGCGGGTGAGTTCCTCGGCATCAGCCCGATGGAGATCACTGGTGTTCCTGCCATGAGCAAGGACAAGCACGCTGCAAGCCGTGAGGCTGGCAAGCTGGTGATGGATCTGGTGCGCAAGAACATTAAGCCTTCAGACATCCTCACGCGCCAGTCAATGGAAGATGCCATTGCTGCAGTGTGCGCCAGTGGCGGCAGCACCAACGCTGTGCTTCACCTTATCGCCGTTGCGCATGAACTGAAGATGCCGCTCACGATGGATGACTTCGACATCATCAGCGAGAAGACTCCGTTCATCTGTGATCTGCAGCCTGGTGGCAAGCGTGTCGCACGCGATTATCAGGATGCTGGTGGATCGCGTGTGTTGGCAGCGCGCCTGGTGGAAAAGGGCTTGCTCCATGGCAACACCCCCACTGTGAGCGGGAAGACAGTTCGCGAAGAAGCAAAGGCTGCGCAGGAGACACCGGGACAGGATGTGATCCTGCCGTGGTCGAATCCGCTGAAGCCTACTGGCGGACTTGTGATTCTGAAGGGCAATCTTGCACCGGATGGTTGCGTGGTGAAGGTTGCGGGACATGAACGCGTTCTCCACACTGGACCGGCGCGTGTGTTTGATTCGGAAGACCTTTGCTTCAAGGCTGTGGAAGCTGGCGAGATCAAGCCGAACGATGTCTGCGTGATTCGCTATGAAGGGCCGAAGGGTGGTCCTGGCATGCGCGAAATGCTGGCTGTTACCGCTGCGATCAAGGGCATCCCTGAGTTGAGCGAGACGGTTGCACTACTGACCGATGGGCGTTTCTCCGGCGCAACGCGTGGACTGATGGCTGGTCACGTGGCACCGGAAGCGTTTGACGGTGGACCGATCGCGTTTGTGCACGAAGGCGACACCATCACCTTTGACATCAAGGCGCGCGAACTCCGAGTGAACATCAGCGACGAAGAGCTTGCCAAGCGCAAGGCGAACTTCAAGAAGCCGGAACCTCGCTACAAGCGTGGCGTGTTTGCGAAGTATGCCAACACGGTTAGCTCGGCCAGCCTTGGCGCAGTAACCAGTTAA
- the leuD gene encoding 3-isopropylmalate dehydratase small subunit: MEPINVLTSKAMPLPLPNIDTDQIIPKQFLKRIERTGYGDFLFYDWRYNLDVPDDVSPNRDFVLNKPEYQGAEILIAEKNFGCGSSREHAAWAIFQYGFRVVIAPTFADIFFSNAGKNGIILVRLSEEDVTALMTHCTEDTNNKVTVNLEAQTVTDEHGFSAHFDIDPFRKYCLLNGLDDIGLTLRHVDALNDFEAKHDNEFWSAPKTAA, from the coding sequence ATGGAACCGATTAACGTTCTTACATCGAAAGCAATGCCGCTGCCGCTGCCGAACATCGACACCGACCAGATCATTCCGAAGCAGTTCCTCAAGCGCATTGAGCGCACAGGCTATGGCGACTTTCTGTTCTACGACTGGCGCTACAACCTGGATGTTCCGGATGATGTTTCGCCGAACAGAGACTTCGTGCTAAACAAGCCGGAGTATCAAGGCGCAGAGATTCTTATTGCAGAGAAGAATTTCGGCTGCGGTTCGTCGCGTGAACATGCGGCATGGGCCATCTTCCAGTACGGGTTCCGCGTGGTGATTGCACCAACGTTTGCAGACATCTTCTTTTCCAACGCAGGCAAGAACGGCATCATCCTTGTCCGCCTTTCGGAAGAAGACGTTACCGCTCTCATGACGCATTGCACGGAAGATACAAACAACAAAGTCACGGTGAATCTAGAAGCACAGACTGTGACAGACGAACATGGTTTCTCAGCACATTTCGACATTGATCCCTTCCGCAAGTACTGCTTGCTGAATGGACTGGATGACATCGGCCTGACGCTTCGCCATGTGGATGCGTTGAACGATTTTGAAGCGAAGCACGATAACGAATTCTGGTCCGCACCGAAAACGGCTGCATAA
- a CDS encoding outer membrane beta-barrel protein, with the protein MPLRIQKAKFAAVVTAALLFSQFSARANGQATTATAYRNSDLQVGGYFSVVRPDYGPHLLGYGAYAAYDFKPHWGAEFNFRQGNARNTDIYERTYELGARYVITRKNHFNPYARASYGRGVFNFPPGINGFPFGANLAYNLMAFGGGVDYNLTRSINVRGDYDYQHWFGFPAYPSGGTSSISPQAFSVGVAYHFH; encoded by the coding sequence TTGCCGCTACGAATCCAAAAAGCCAAATTTGCTGCGGTGGTCACCGCTGCACTCTTATTCTCACAATTTTCAGCTCGCGCGAACGGCCAGGCCACCACTGCCACCGCTTATCGCAACTCCGATCTTCAAGTCGGCGGATATTTTTCAGTCGTGCGGCCGGACTACGGACCACATCTTCTGGGTTACGGCGCATATGCCGCTTACGATTTCAAGCCTCATTGGGGCGCGGAGTTTAATTTCCGTCAGGGGAACGCCAGGAACACTGATATTTACGAGCGCACCTATGAACTTGGAGCACGCTACGTAATCACACGCAAAAACCATTTCAATCCCTATGCGCGTGCTTCCTACGGTCGAGGCGTATTCAACTTCCCTCCGGGCATCAACGGGTTTCCGTTCGGCGCGAACCTCGCCTACAACCTGATGGCCTTCGGCGGTGGTGTAGATTACAACCTCACCCGCTCGATCAATGTCCGAGGTGATTATGACTACCAACACTGGTTTGGTTTTCCGGCTTACCCGTCTGGAGGAACCAGTTCCATCTCTCCACAGGCCTTCAGCGTAGGTGTGGCGTATCACTTCCACTAG